Part of the Candidatus Krumholzibacteriota bacterium genome is shown below.
GAACATTATATCAGTGAAGAGACGCAGAAAAAACTGGCCGATTTTATTGAAATGGTTGAATCCTGTCCGCACAGTGAGCAGCGTCACAGAAAAGACGCTCAGGAGTAGTTTATAGTTTTTTATAAACAGGGTTTTAATATTTTAGGGAAGGGAAAAAATTGAAGAAGGATACAAAAACTCTCGTTAACCTTAAGCCTGGCGATAAAGCAATAGTAGCCGGTGTTGACGGAGGGTTTAGACTTATAAAGAATCTGGAAAATCTGGGAATCAGACCCGGCGTGGGAGTGACGGTAGTAAGCCGCCATTTTATGAGGGGGCCGGTTGTGGTTCTGGTTGGAAACTCCAGGGTGGCGATTGGATTCGGTATGGCGAAAAAAATCCTGATAGAACCTGAAGACGAATAATCCCCGGGAGGGAAGTTGAATGGATAAAATTTTACTGATGGGCAATCCTAATGTCGGTAAATCAGCTATTTTCTCCCGTTTAACCGGGGCAAAAGTGATAGCTTCCAACTATCCGGGAACCACAGTGGAGCTGAGTAAGGGGATTTTAAGGGTTGAAGGAAGAGAAAAGGAAGTTATTGATATCCCCGGAACATACACCCTTGATCCAATTTCAGAGGCTGAGAAAGTCGCGGTAAGGATTCTTGATGAAATAACCGGCGCTGATAAAACAGAAAAAACTACAGTTGTCAACGTGATAGATTCCACTAATCTCGAGCGTAATATGAATCTAACCTTACAGCTTTTAAGCAGGGACGTGCCTGTTATTATAGCTCTTAATTTCTGGGATGAAGCTCAGCATACGGGTGTGAATATTGATAAGAATGAACTGGAGAGAATACTTGGTGTTCCTGTTGTTTCGACATGCGGAATAACAGGCGAGGGAATAAAAGAGCTCGTCTACAGGATAAAAGAAGCAAAGAGGAGCGGATTTGAATGTAAGCGGGAAGAAAAGTGGAATAAGATAGGCGATATTATAAATAAAACTCAAACTCTAACTCACAGGCATCATACCCTGCTCGAAAAATTCGGAGATTTCTCAGTGCGGCCGTTTTCCGGAATTCCCATTGCAATTCTGGTCCTTTTTCTTTCTTTTCAGATTGTCAGATTTATCGGCGAGGGACTTATCAAGTATCTCTTCGACCCTCTCTTCGATAGAATCTGGCTGCCCGTTATGATTAAACTTTCGGGGATTATGAGCTCAAAAGGGGTATTGCATAATATTCTGATTGGGAAGCTTGTAGACGGACAGATCGATTTCGGGGAATCATTCGGCATCCTTACAACTGGACTTTATGTTCCAATTGCCGCGGTGTTGCCTTATATAATATCCTTTTATCTAGCTCTCTCTATCCTGGAGGACTCCGGCTATCTGCCCAGGTTAGCTGTACTAATTGATAACGCGATGCACAGGATTGGACTGCACGGTTTTGGGATAATACCGATGATCCTCGGATTGGGCTGCAATGTGCCGGGAGCTCTTTCAACGAGAATTATGGAGACAAAACGGGAGAGGTTTCTCTCTCTTACGATAATGGCTATATCTGTTCCCTGCATGGCGCAAATCGCTATGATTATGGGGCTCGTGGGTAAAGAAGGAGCCTCGGCGCTGTTCATCGTTTTCGGAACTCTGTTTATGGTTTGGTTCATTTTAGGGTTTATTATGAATAAGATTATGAAAGGTATAGCCCCGGAACTTTTTATAGAAATACCTCCATATCGTATTCCTTACTGGAAAGCTCTTCTGAAGAAAGTGTGGATGAGGGTGTTCTGGTTTGTAAGAGAAGCCATACCCTGGGTCCTGGTTGGAGTGTTCACGATCAATATTCTCTATACGTTCGGCGTTATCCAATTCATAGGAAAAATTTTTAATCCCCTTGTTTCCGGAATTTTCGGCCTTCCGGACGGTGCTGTAGCGGGATTAGTTGTGGGGTTCTTGCGGAAAGATGTCGCTGTGGGTATGCTCGCGCCGCTTGATCTGACGGTAAAACAGCTTATTACCGCCAGTGTGGTTTTGACGATGTACTTTCCCTGTGCCGCCACATTTGTTGTAATGGTGAAGGAACTCGGCGTAAGAGACATGATAAAATCGGCTCTGATAATGATAGTATCAACAGTGCTAGTCGGCGGAATGCTGAATCTAATCCTTTAAGTATCTGACTTCAAGATACGGGATAAAGTTCCCTTCTTCAGAAAGGCTCCTGCCGCTTTCCCCGCCTATGTTAATTCCGGTCTCGGCGAGCTGGTATTTCATGCTCGGCCAGTGGGAGACTTCGACCTTTACCGTGTAATAACCTCTACTTACAGGGTTGCCTTCAAAATCAACAAGATCCCAGGTGTAAATATGATGGCCTATATCTATACTCGCGGCTGTGACAGCGTCAATATTATTAAAATCCGATGATTCAGCCCAGGAAGGAAGCACAATTTGAGTACTCTTTACATTTCCGCTGAATCCTGAAACATAAACGGTGTTGACATAATTTCCCTTTTCATCTTCTATCCAGACGGCAGTTTGAGGGGCAAGTTCGTCTCTGAATCCCAGAACAAAATCGATTATCATACAGGGTTTTTCCAGTTTCGAGGGATCGGTCCTTTTTATCCCCGGGCGCAGGGAATTGTATACTGCCAGGGCGGCGGCGGATTCAGGATGCCTTACGGCAAGGTCTATCCAGTAACTCATCCCCTTCTTCTGATATGCCGTGCCAAGCAAGAACTTTGCTTCCGATTTGAGTGAATCTGAAACATCGCTTTCGAGAACAATGCTTAGATCTTTTATTCCCTGCTCCAGTTTATTGGCGAAGAAGGGAAACTGAATTCCCATTGATCCTCTTATGAATCTCAGCTTTGCGTCGTCCGGCGCCAATTCGACAGCTTTGTCAAAATTTTCCATCGATTCAAAAACAAGGGCAGTCCTCAGGTCTGTGTCACTTGATATTCTTTCATCGTAGCCCTTTTCCGCCTGTCTTGAAATCGCCAGCCCCAGCCACATATAGGATTCAGCATTTTGGGGGTTTTTTTCAACCGCCTTTTCAAATATCTTTCTTGCTCTGTCATAATCTTTCAGCCTGTATGTCTCTTCCCCCTTTTTTAATAATTTATCAGAGCTGTAATCTGTTTCAAAAAGCGGCTGCTTGGTCTTCGTTTTTTTGGGTTCTGTTCTATTTTTAAGGGAAATTTTAAGTTTTTTAATCCTCGCTTCAGCAGATTCAGCTTCGCTTGATTCCGGGGCGTTCTTTATTATTTTCTCCCAGGCAGCCGCGGCTTTATCAAGATCCCCTTTCTTCTTATACCCTTCTCCGAGAAGATTCCAGGTGAGAATCTTATCCTCGATCGATAATTTATCCGGGGAACGCCTTATGATTTCGCATGTACGCTGAAGATCCTCTATCCCTCCGTTCAGTTTGCCCAGGAATCCCGGAACTTTAACAGACATCAATCCTCTGAACATCAGCGCGATATGGTTGTCAGGGCCGAGCGATACCGCTTTGTCAAGAAGCCTGAAAGATTCTGAGCTCAATTCTCCCGCCTCGAGGAAGTTGCCGGTCCGTCCGGCTTTCATTCCTGTATACAGACCTTTATAGGCGTAAAGAGTAGAATTTTCCGGAAATTCAACAAGAGCGTCATCCAGAATAACAAGGGCTTTGTCAAGCTTGTCGGATTTCTGTAAGTCTTTTGCCTTTTTAATATATTCATCAACAGACGCCGCGAAAATAATCTTTGAAACGAGCGATAAAACAAGAATCATGATTGTTATGTAGTTTCTCTTCATCTTAGCACCTCGCTTGGCATACCCCTTAAAGTTAAGATATATATTATATAAGCTGAGACGAAGATCCTCTTATCTGTAAGTTAAAAGTTTTTTCTCAGCCAGACTGATAAAATGTTACCGTATTATACTATATTCGCCGCGGTATTATTTCAATCGTTACTTTGGCTTAAAACCGCAGTTCGCGTAAGGATAACGGAATAAAAAGCACACGAGCCCCTTTTATGCACAGTGAATCCTTCTTCCTTGACTGCTGCCATGTAATTTAGCATTTTTATTAAACCAAAGAATTTTAAGATATTATAGGGCAAATGAAAGGATGTTCCATGCACATGTCTGACGCGCTTGTCTCACCCGCGGTAGGTGGGATGTTTTGGATAACAACAGGCGTTATTCTCTGGTATTGTTCCAGGAAACTGAGGGGATTTATCGACAGCGTCCGAGTGCCCCTTATGGGAGTCCTCGGCGCGTTTATCTTTGCCGCGCAGATGATAAATTTTTCTATACCGGGTACAGGCTCGAGCGGTCATCTCGGCGGAGGACTTCTTCTCGCGATTATTCTGGGTCCTCACGCGGCATTTATCGTTATTTCCTCGGTACTTGTCGTTCAGGCTCTATTCTTTGCCGACGGAGGGATACTCGCTCTCGGATGTAACATATTTAATATGGGTTTTTTCCCCGCTTTTATTGCCTATCCTCTGATTTTCAAGAAAATGATAAATAAGAGGCCGGGTAAATCAATGATAGTTGCCGCTGCTGTTACAGCTTCCGTTGTCAGTCTTCAGCTGGGCGCGTTCAGTGTTGTGATAGAAACACTGCTTTCAGGTATAAGCAGTCTTCCGCTGAGCACATTTGTGTTATTGATGCAGCCGGTACATCTGGCAATAGGAATTGTAGAGGGGCTTGTAACCGCGGCTGTCGTAATTTTTGTGTGGAACACCAGACCGGAAATTCTTGGAGGGTTAAAGCCCGCCGGTTCAGGCAGTATTTCCATGAGGAATCTCATCGCGGTCTTTGTATTAGCCGCGGTAGTAGTTGGAGGAGCTGTCTCGTGGTTTGCCTCCAGTAATCCCGACGGCCTTGAGTGGGCGATATACAGAACGAGCGGGTCGGAGCTTGAAGCGCCTGAAAAGAGTTTATACTCTCACCTGGCTGTTTTTCAGGATAAAACATCTATCATGCCGGATTACTCTATTGGCGGGAGCGGCGGCAATGAAGAGGCCGCGTGGCCGGACATTAATTCTGAAACTACCATAGCCGGTTTAGCGGGAGGACTGTTGACTCTTATTTTTACTTTCCTCATTTCATTGACTATGCGGGGGAAGATTAAACCTTCAAGATAAGCGTTTTCAGTTCAGCCTGAGGGCAAAGTGTTATGAAAATCGGATCAGCCAGAGACGACGCTCTATATATGGAAGAGTTGTCTCAAAAAGATACTCCGGTCCACCGTCTTGACCCGCGTGCCAAAATAATCGTCAATCTATTCTTTATTTTCACTGTATTATCCTTCAACAGATATGAGATATCCGCGCTTGTAACCTTCTTTGCTTTTCCTCTCTTTCTGCTGGTTTCGGGGGATCTGCCGGCCGGTTATTTAACGAAGAAGCTTCTCTTAATATCTCCGGTTGTGGTTTTAATTGCTGTCTTTAATCCGGTATTTGACCGTGAAACCGCGTTCATTCTTGCCGGAGCGGAAATTTCCGCGGGTTGGGTTTCTTTTTTCTCAATTTTGATAAGATTCTTTCTGACCGCGGGTTCAATCCTTATCCTTATCGCGAGCACCGGATTCTATAAGGTTTGCATGGCCCTTGAGAGAATTGGAGTACCTTCCCTGTTTGTAATGCAGCTTTTGTTCCTTTACAGATATATTTTCGTTCTTCTAGACGAGGGCGCGCGCATGGTGAGGGCTCACGCCCTCAGATCCTTTTCGGATAGACACATGAAGATAAAGACATTCGGCAGCCTGCTCGGAAACCTGTTGCTGAGAACCGTCGATAGAGCTGACAGAATTCACAGCGCGATGCTGGCAAGGGGATTTGACGGAAGTGTAACATTCAACAGGCGTATTAAATTTAGAACAGCTGACGCTTTCTTTGTTGTTTTCTGGCCCGCGCTCTTTATTTTAATGAGGAGATATAATTTTTCCGAGTTGATCGGGAGTTACTTCTTGAGGATTTTTTAAATGAGTCATCATATTGTCGAAGCTAGAAACCTTCATTTTACTTACAGGGACGGCACTCCCGCCCTTCGAGGTGTTGATTTCAGGATAACACACGGGGAATCAGTAGCGGTTGTAGGTGCCAATGGAGCTGGTAAATCAACCTTGCTCCGTCATCTTAACGGAACGGTGCTCCCTCAGAGAGGAGAGGTGAGAGTAGGGGACCTCCCGGTAATAAAAGACAGGTTAAAAGAGGTCCGCCGCACGGTGGGGATGGTGTTCCAGAATTCCGACGATCAGCTTTTTATGCCTACTGTTTTTGACGACATAGCTTTTGGACCCATTAATTGCGGATTGCCGCCCGATGAGGTCGAAGCAAGAGTGGACGAAGTCCTGGCCCAGGTGGGAGCTGTTGATCTTAAAGGCCGGTCGTCTACTCGTCTTTCGGCGGGGGAGAAGAGGGCTGTCTCCATAGCCGCTGTTCTTGCTGTTTTGCCGGACATACTGGTTCTGGATGAACCTAATTCCGATCTGGACCCGAGAGCGAGAAGGAGATTGATAGAACTGCTGAAAACATTCAAGCACACCAAGATAATAGCCACTCACGATCTTGATATGGTGCTCGATCTGTGTCCGAGAACGATTGTGCTTGTTGAAGGAAAAGTCGCGGCTGACGGGAATTCACTTGAAATCTTCAGCGATGAACAGCTTTTGAAAAGAAGCAATCTGGAAAAACCTCTTAGAATGCAGAAATACCCGGATTGAGATAAGCGGCCGGTCGGACACCGCGAAGATAATTCCTTCCTCCGGTTCAAGCTCGATAAACTTGTCATTTCTCTTCCAGCCGTACAATAGTAGCCCCCCATCCTCCTTCTTCCTCCAGAGCTGTCCGAAAAGAATGGACGCAGGGTGAACGCTCGAGGATAGAGCGAACTTTATTCCTCAGCACCCCTCTTCCCTTTCCGTGAATGATTCTAATCAGATAAATTCTTTTCTTGAGGCATTCTGAAATGTAATCAGGCACAAGATCTTTTACTTCAGCCGCGTCGAATGTATGCAGATCAAGTACGCCGTCTATAGGATAATAGGTCGGTTCAGGTTCATCCATTGAATTCAGCCTCTTGTTTCCGGGCAGTTCAAGCCTTAACTTTTTATCTACTATCTGCTGGACAATACTGATGTACAATGTTAGGTTGTAGTATAAAGTTAATCGGTCAGGTTTTTCCAGAAAATAATTTTACACTTGTTTTCTGGTAGTTATATTGCCCGTTTTTAATTAAGCCATGAAAGAGTGAGAATATGAAAAAAATGTTTGTTTTTTGCGTGAGTGTAATGATTTCTCTGTTTTTGTTAAATGGCTGTTCCGGTGAGAAGGAAAATGCTGATTCAGCCGGCACAAAAGGAGATGAAGCAGCAGATGCTTCTGAAGTAGTAGCGGTAGTAAACGGAGTTGATATTACGGAAAACGAACTTTCTGATAAAATAGACGAGATCAAGAAGTCCGGACAGGGGAACAACCGTATGCAGATGGGAGGTCAGCTCAGGAGAGAGGCTCTTGCTAATATGATTAATTACGAACTCCTTGTTATGGCCGCCGAAGATGAAGGAATAACCGTTTCCGAAGAAGATCTAAGCGAAAGGATAACTGAAATAAAGACTGGATACCAATCGGAAGAGCAGTTTTTGAACAGATTGAAGGAATTAGGAATGAATGAGGCCGAGTTTGAAAAAAGACTCGCCATGAAGATAAAAATACAGAAACTTATTGATAAACAGACCGCTGGAATTGAATCTCCGCCGGAAAGTGAAGTAAGAGAGTATTATGATTCAAATCGCGACATTTTTAAACAGCCCGAACAGGTAAGCGCGAGTCATATCCTCATAAAAGTTAATGAAGAGGACGACAGCGAAACGAAGAAGAAGAAAAGGGAAAAACTCGAAGGAATACTGAAAGATATAAGAAATGGAGCGTCTTTCAGTGAAAACGCCTCTCTTTATTCCGAAGGTCCTTCCAAATCGAAGGGTGGAAATCTCGGGTTCTTCAGTAAAACAGATATGGTCCAACCCTTTTCGGAAGCCGCATTCTCGATGGATAAGGGTGAAATCAGCGATATCGTGGAAACTCGTTTCGGCTACCATATAATAAAGGTTAATGATAAAAAGGAAGCCCAAACGGTTTCATTTGAAGAGGCCAGAGAGAATATAACAACCTACCTGGAAGGGATGGAGAAAAACGAGGTAATAAATAATTATATCGCCGATCTTAGGGCCGAAGCAGATATAGAATATGCTGATTCGAGCCTGGTCCGGCCGTAACCCCCCTCTTTTGCGGTTTATATCAGGCGCTCAATCTGTCTGAGGTTACAGGGAGTTTTCAGTATCCCCCGGGGCTTCGGGATTTCCCTCTTTATCCAGGGGTGATTTGACGTGGAACGGTTTAGCGCCCCATACCATCCTGTTGTATCTTTTTATTGTGTAATCGGATGAAAAATCACCCATTCTGGAGACATTCAGTATAGCTTTTCTGGTCCAGTTCTTTCTGTCTTTATATAAGCTGCCTGTTTTCAGGTGGCATTTTCTGTAGTCATCGAAATCAGCTATAACCATGAAGCGGTCATTGTTAAGAAGTTTGTCTATAAGGGGGTGGAAAAGGTCCGGCTCGTCTGGCGAAAAGAAACCTTCTTTGATCAGATCGATTGTCTTCTTTAAGAGGGGATTTCTAAGGTAATACTCCCGCGGCTCGTAATCATAACATGATTTCTTTACTTCATCCGCGTCAAGTCCGAAAATAAAGATATTTTCTTTGCCGACTTTCTCTTTGATTTCTATATTCGCGCCGTCGAGTGTGCCGATCGTCAGGGCTCCGTTCAGGGCCAGTTTCATGTTGCCTGTCCCGGAAGCTTCGTATCCGGCGGTTGATATCTGTTCTGAAAGATCGGCCGCCGGTATTATCCGCTCAGCTAACGTTACATTGTAGTTTGGCAGAAATACAACTTTTATCCGGTTTTCAGGATCGCCGTTTATCTTTTCTGCGGCGTGGCATATCAGTTTGATTATCATCTTTGAAATATAGTAATCTGGTGCGGTCTTGCCCGCGAAAATAAATGTTCTCGGATGAATGTTCTTTTCCTCCCCATCCTTTATCTGAAGCCACAGCGTAATTATGTTAAGTATATTCAGCAGTTGTCTTTTGTATTCGTGAATTCTCTTTATCTGCACATCAAAAATAGAATCGGGATCTATCTTGACGCCGGTCAGATCTTCGGTAATTGATGTAAGCGCTTTTTTGTTTTTGTTCTTTATCTTATTAAACCGGCTATGAAAATCGTCATCATCTGAAAACTTTTCTATTCCCTCGATCTGCTTGAGATCTTTAATCCACCCTTTACCAATCTTGCCGGAGACAAGTTCCGCTAAATTGGGATTGCACGCCAGAAGCCAGCGTCTCGGCGTGATTCCGTTTGTAATATTAATAATACGTCCCGGGAATAAATTGTCGAAATCCTTGAAGATAGTTTCCTTGAGAAGTTTAGTATGCAATTTCGCGACACCGTTTACTGAATGCGAACCCGCTAAAGCAAGGTGTGCCATCCGGATCTTTTCTTTCTCCCCTTCCTTGACGATAGAAATTCTTTTGAGATAATCATTATCAATTTTAAACGCCCTTGCATGCTGGAGAAAACGCCTGTTTATTTCCAATATGATTTGAAGATGCCTGGGCAGGAGGTTACCCAGCATATCGGCCGGCCATTCCTCAAGGGCTTCGGGAAGAAGGGTGTGGTTCGTAAAAGAACAGGTCCCGTGAGTGATATCCCATGCTTCTTCCCATTCGAGGTGATGTTCGTCTATCAATATGCGAATAAGCTCAACTACCGCCAGGGACGGATGCGTGTCATTCATCTGCAAAGCTACCTTCTCGGTGAATTGATCGAAAGTACTGTGTTCCGCCAGATAGCGCCGTATTATATCCTGAATGGAACATGAGACGAAAAAATACTGTTGTTTCAGCCTGAGTTCTTTCCCCTCGAAGTTATTGTCGTTAGGGTAGAGAACTTTTGAGATATTCTCAGAGATATTCTTCTCTCTAACGGCCTTTAAATAATCACCGTGCTGAAAGTAGTCCAGGTCAAATTCATTAGAGGCTCTCGCGGACCACAGCCTCAGTGTATTTACAGTCTGGTTGTCATAGCCGGCTATTGGAGTGTCGTAGGCTACGCCAATCACATTGTTTGTATCGGTCCATTCGGTTTTTTTAGTTCCGTCGCTCCACGCGGTATCTTTTGTCTTTCCATAGAATCTTACTGTGTATTTGTATTCCGGGCGTTCTATCTCCCAGGGGTTGCCCTTCTTAAGCCACGCGTCCGGCAGTTCATCCTGGCCGAGATTACGGATTACCTGCCGGAATATTCCAAATTCATATCTGATTCCATAACCGTGAGAAGGTATCTCAAGAGTCGCCATTGAATCAAGGAAACAAGCGGCAAGCCTTCCGAGCCCTCCGTTTCCGAGCCCCGGTTCGATTTCTTCCTCCGCGAGTTCAAGCAAATCCATATTAAGATCGGCCATAGCCATTTTAGCGTTTTCATACATATCCAGGTTTATAAGATTATTAGTGAGTGTTCTTCCGATAAGGTATTCCGCGGATAAATAATATATCCTTTTAACGTCATTTTCGTGGTACTGCTGCTGAGTGTTAATCCACTGCTCGATTATCCTGTCTCTGACTGAAAGGGCCAGGGAGTAATACAGGTCGCGCGTGGTAGCGGTGAACTTATCCTTTGAAAGAGAATATTCGAGGTGGTTGGCAAAGCTGTACTTAAGCCTCTTTCTTCCGGTGCCCTTGTGAAAGATTCCCCATTCCTTGAAAAGAGAACTGTTTCGCATATTTCCCTCCATACGCCGCGGTGTTTGAACGCGGTGATCTATTTAATCTGTCTCGACTTCATTACTGAAGTATAGGGTTAAACAGACGGGGATGTAAAAAGGAAATTACCCTGTTTTTCAATTTCAGTGTAGACATAGATTGCGCGTTATGGTAAATTCAAATCACTTGGGGCGCAGTATATGATAACATCTAGATAGAATTCCTGTTTAATTGATTGCACTTATGGGGGTTGGTGTATATGGGATTCGTTAAGGGAAAAATTCTCTTTATGGATGATGAGAAATTGCTTCGCAGGGTTGTCTCCCTGATGCTCGAAAGTTTAGGGGTGGAGTGTGATGTTGCCTCGGACGGCGAGGAGGCAATCAGAAAATATATGGAAGAGGGGGACGGTTACAGTATGGTCATTCTGGATTTAAAAGTCCCCGAAGGGATGGGGGGGCTCGAGGCGGCAAAGGCAATTTTAAAATATGATCCAAAAGCGAGAATATACATATCAACTGGATTTTCAAGCGATCCGATAATCACCGATTACGCGCAACACGGATTAACCGGCGCTATAGCAAAACCGTATACCGCCGAGGAATTGAAAGCTCTGATGGGGAAAGAATATCCGATTAAGGATTGAGGCTTGACCCGGATGTGACCGCGTGATATCGAATCGACCCGCTTGAACAGGTCCCTCTGACTCTGTCATAAACCTTCTCAGCTTGTTCTATCTTAACTTTTTTAAAGGTTCCGGGAGCTTGATAAGTTACAGTTTAAGAAATTCTTATGATATTTTACGAGCTCTACCGGGTTTTCCTCGATTAGTACATCAAAAAGCCCCGTAAAGGGGATAATCAAGAAGGTATGTGTCAGATAAAGAAGTGTTATATATTGTTATATAATAATAAGTTATAAGGGGCAAGCGGGATGTTTTAGGCTCACTTAATTCATTATAATTTACTATTTCAGAAATTCCGGAAACAACTTGACACTTCGTCCCTTAATCATATATTATTCCTGTCCCCTGGGGTATTTTTATCGCGGGGTTATGAGAGTTAATTCTTTGCCATCAGCTCTTAGAAGGAGGCGCAGATGTCTAATGCTGTAGAGGCCTTTATGGAGAAGATAAAGGCCCGTGATCCGAATCAGCCTGAGTTTCATCAGGCGGTACATGAAGTGGCAACTTCACTTATACCTTTCATGGAAGAAAACCCTAAATATAAAGAAGCTAAAGTACTGGAAAGAATAGCGGAACCGGAACGTGTTTTTATGTTTCGTGTGCCCTGGCTTGATGATAAAGGCGACATTCAGATAAACCGCGGGTTCAGAGTTCAGATGAATAGCGCGATCGGCCCTTACAAGGGGGGGCTTCGTTTCCATCCCACGGTTAATCTCGGCATCCTGAAGTTTCTCGCGTTTGAACAAGTATTCAAAAATGCTCTTACCACCCTTCCTATGGGAGGAGGAAAAGGCGGATCCGATTTTGACCCGAAGGGCAAATCCGACAATGAGGTTATGCGTTTCTGTCAGTCTTTCATGACAGAACTGTGTAAATATATTGGCAGCAACACAGATGTTCCCGCCGGTGATATAGGAGTCGGCGCCCGTGAGATCGGATTTCTGTTTGGTCAGTACAAAAGGATCAGAGGTGAATTTACCGGCGTTCTGACAGGTAAGGGCCGTAACTGGGGTGGAAGCCTTATCCGTCCTGAGGCTACAGGTTATGGGCAGGTATACTTCGCTGAAGAGATGCTCAAGACAAAAGGTGATTCTATAGAAGGTAAGACCTGCGCTGTATCGGGTTCTGGAAATGTCGCGCAGTACGCCACTGAAAAATGCATACACCTTGGAGCGAAGGTGGTCACACTTTCAGATTCAAGCGGCATGATTCATGATCCGGACGGGATAGATGAGGAAAAGCTCGAGTTTGTTAAGGAGCTTAAGAATGTCAAGAGAGGACG
Proteins encoded:
- a CDS encoding FeoA family protein, with protein sequence MKKDTKTLVNLKPGDKAIVAGVDGGFRLIKNLENLGIRPGVGVTVVSRHFMRGPVVVLVGNSRVAIGFGMAKKILIEPEDE
- a CDS encoding ferrous iron transporter B, with product MDKILLMGNPNVGKSAIFSRLTGAKVIASNYPGTTVELSKGILRVEGREKEVIDIPGTYTLDPISEAEKVAVRILDEITGADKTEKTTVVNVIDSTNLERNMNLTLQLLSRDVPVIIALNFWDEAQHTGVNIDKNELERILGVPVVSTCGITGEGIKELVYRIKEAKRSGFECKREEKWNKIGDIINKTQTLTHRHHTLLEKFGDFSVRPFSGIPIAILVLFLSFQIVRFIGEGLIKYLFDPLFDRIWLPVMIKLSGIMSSKGVLHNILIGKLVDGQIDFGESFGILTTGLYVPIAAVLPYIISFYLALSILEDSGYLPRLAVLIDNAMHRIGLHGFGIIPMILGLGCNVPGALSTRIMETKRERFLSLTIMAISVPCMAQIAMIMGLVGKEGASALFIVFGTLFMVWFILGFIMNKIMKGIAPELFIEIPPYRIPYWKALLKKVWMRVFWFVREAIPWVLVGVFTINILYTFGVIQFIGKIFNPLVSGIFGLPDGAVAGLVVGFLRKDVAVGMLAPLDLTVKQLITASVVLTMYFPCAATFVVMVKELGVRDMIKSALIMIVSTVLVGGMLNLIL
- a CDS encoding DUF2271 domain-containing protein; translated protein: MKRNYITIMILVLSLVSKIIFAASVDEYIKKAKDLQKSDKLDKALVILDDALVEFPENSTLYAYKGLYTGMKAGRTGNFLEAGELSSESFRLLDKAVSLGPDNHIALMFRGLMSVKVPGFLGKLNGGIEDLQRTCEIIRRSPDKLSIEDKILTWNLLGEGYKKKGDLDKAAAAWEKIIKNAPESSEAESAEARIKKLKISLKNRTEPKKTKTKQPLFETDYSSDKLLKKGEETYRLKDYDRARKIFEKAVEKNPQNAESYMWLGLAISRQAEKGYDERISSDTDLRTALVFESMENFDKAVELAPDDAKLRFIRGSMGIQFPFFANKLEQGIKDLSIVLESDVSDSLKSEAKFLLGTAYQKKGMSYWIDLAVRHPESAAALAVYNSLRPGIKRTDPSKLEKPCMIIDFVLGFRDELAPQTAVWIEDEKGNYVNTVYVSGFSGNVKSTQIVLPSWAESSDFNNIDAVTAASIDIGHHIYTWDLVDFEGNPVSRGYYTVKVEVSHWPSMKYQLAETGINIGGESGRSLSEEGNFIPYLEVRYLKD
- a CDS encoding energy-coupling factor ABC transporter permease, which translates into the protein MHMSDALVSPAVGGMFWITTGVILWYCSRKLRGFIDSVRVPLMGVLGAFIFAAQMINFSIPGTGSSGHLGGGLLLAIILGPHAAFIVISSVLVVQALFFADGGILALGCNIFNMGFFPAFIAYPLIFKKMINKRPGKSMIVAAAVTASVVSLQLGAFSVVIETLLSGISSLPLSTFVLLMQPVHLAIGIVEGLVTAAVVIFVWNTRPEILGGLKPAGSGSISMRNLIAVFVLAAVVVGGAVSWFASSNPDGLEWAIYRTSGSELEAPEKSLYSHLAVFQDKTSIMPDYSIGGSGGNEEAAWPDINSETTIAGLAGGLLTLIFTFLISLTMRGKIKPSR
- the cbiQ gene encoding cobalt ECF transporter T component CbiQ, whose translation is MKIGSARDDALYMEELSQKDTPVHRLDPRAKIIVNLFFIFTVLSFNRYEISALVTFFAFPLFLLVSGDLPAGYLTKKLLLISPVVVLIAVFNPVFDRETAFILAGAEISAGWVSFFSILIRFFLTAGSILILIASTGFYKVCMALERIGVPSLFVMQLLFLYRYIFVLLDEGARMVRAHALRSFSDRHMKIKTFGSLLGNLLLRTVDRADRIHSAMLARGFDGSVTFNRRIKFRTADAFFVVFWPALFILMRRYNFSELIGSYFLRIF
- a CDS encoding ABC transporter ATP-binding protein, whose product is MSHHIVEARNLHFTYRDGTPALRGVDFRITHGESVAVVGANGAGKSTLLRHLNGTVLPQRGEVRVGDLPVIKDRLKEVRRTVGMVFQNSDDQLFMPTVFDDIAFGPINCGLPPDEVEARVDEVLAQVGAVDLKGRSSTRLSAGEKRAVSIAAVLAVLPDILVLDEPNSDLDPRARRRLIELLKTFKHTKIIATHDLDMVLDLCPRTIVLVEGKVAADGNSLEIFSDEQLLKRSNLEKPLRMQKYPD
- a CDS encoding Smr/MutS family protein — its product is MYISIVQQIVDKKLRLELPGNKRLNSMDEPEPTYYPIDGVLDLHTFDAAEVKDLVPDYISECLKKRIYLIRIIHGKGRGVLRNKVRSILERSPCVHSFRTALEEEGGWGATIVRLEEK
- a CDS encoding peptidylprolyl isomerase; translated protein: MKKMFVFCVSVMISLFLLNGCSGEKENADSAGTKGDEAADASEVVAVVNGVDITENELSDKIDEIKKSGQGNNRMQMGGQLRREALANMINYELLVMAAEDEGITVSEEDLSERITEIKTGYQSEEQFLNRLKELGMNEAEFEKRLAMKIKIQKLIDKQTAGIESPPESEVREYYDSNRDIFKQPEQVSASHILIKVNEEDDSETKKKKREKLEGILKDIRNGASFSENASLYSEGPSKSKGGNLGFFSKTDMVQPFSEAAFSMDKGEISDIVETRFGYHIIKVNDKKEAQTVSFEEARENITTYLEGMEKNEVINNYIADLRAEADIEYADSSLVRP